One stretch of Streptomyces sp. A2-16 DNA includes these proteins:
- a CDS encoding IclR family transcriptional regulator, which translates to MQSVDRAIHVMEILAQRGEAGVSEVAAEIDVHKSTAFRLLGALEARGLVEQAGERGKYRLGFGIVRLAGAVTGRIDITQQSRPVCEDLAEELGETVNLAVMQERYAVNLYQVRGPGAVTAQNWVGQLTPLHATSSGKILLAHLPAKERSALLTEAGLKKVTPRTITAKTKLEKNLAEARERGYAWALEELELGLHAMAAPVRDRDGEVIAALSASGPSYRLSEERLHELAPVLVKGAEEISHRMGYLG; encoded by the coding sequence GTGCAGTCCGTGGACCGGGCCATTCACGTGATGGAGATCCTGGCCCAGCGCGGCGAGGCGGGCGTCAGCGAGGTCGCCGCCGAGATCGACGTCCACAAGTCCACGGCGTTCCGGCTCCTGGGCGCTCTGGAAGCGCGCGGCCTGGTGGAACAGGCAGGGGAACGCGGCAAGTACCGCCTCGGTTTCGGCATCGTGCGCCTGGCCGGCGCGGTCACCGGACGCATCGACATCACCCAGCAGAGCCGCCCGGTCTGCGAGGACCTGGCCGAGGAGCTCGGCGAGACGGTGAACCTCGCCGTGATGCAGGAGCGCTACGCCGTCAACCTGTACCAGGTGCGCGGCCCGGGGGCCGTCACCGCGCAGAACTGGGTCGGCCAGCTGACCCCGCTGCATGCCACGTCGAGCGGCAAGATCCTGCTGGCCCACCTGCCCGCCAAGGAGCGCTCCGCGCTGCTGACGGAGGCCGGCCTGAAGAAGGTCACCCCGCGCACCATCACCGCGAAGACGAAGCTCGAGAAGAACCTCGCCGAGGCCCGGGAGCGCGGTTACGCCTGGGCCCTCGAGGAGCTGGAGCTGGGCCTGCACGCCATGGCCGCGCCGGTGCGCGACCGGGACGGGGAGGTCATCGCGGCGCTCAGCGCCTCGGGACCCTCGTACCGGCTCTCCGAGGAGCGCCTGCACGAGCTCGCCCCGGTCCTGGTCAAGGGCGCCGAGGAGATCAGCCACCGCATGGGTTACCTGGGCTGA
- a CDS encoding aldehyde dehydrogenase family protein, which yields MADLYVDGEWRDPVAGGRREIRCPADGTLSATVSEGTRADTEAALAAARRAFDEGPWPHTPERERGALLLRTADLIERDAKEFARAESLDTGKRLVESEYDIADVVSCLRYYGGLGGTDAGRVIDTGRDDAVSRVVHEPIGVCGLITPWNYPLLQASWKVAPALLAGNTIVLKPSELTPSTSILLMRALEEAGLPAGAANLVLGTGPEVGAPLSEDPRVDMVSFTGGVETGKRIMATAAATVKKVALELGGKNPNVVFADADFETAVDFALTAVFLHSGQVCSAGARLIVEDSLHDRFVDEVVRRARQIRLGGPFDPEAETGALISAQHLEKVEAYVAAGVAEGAVLRCGGARPADPALANGHYYPPTVLDECRQDMRVVHEESFGPVLTVERFTGEDDAVRIANDTEYGLAGAVWTQDAGKAQRVARRLRHGTVWINDYHPYVPQAEWGGFGHSGVGRELGPTGLDEYREPKHIWQNIQPRPQHWFRG from the coding sequence GTGGCAGACCTGTACGTGGACGGTGAATGGCGGGATCCGGTGGCCGGCGGCCGCCGGGAGATCCGATGTCCCGCCGACGGCACGCTCTCCGCGACCGTGTCCGAAGGCACCCGGGCCGACACCGAGGCGGCCCTCGCCGCCGCCCGCCGGGCCTTCGACGAAGGGCCCTGGCCGCACACCCCCGAGCGGGAACGCGGCGCCCTGCTGCTGCGCACCGCCGACCTGATCGAGCGCGACGCCAAGGAGTTCGCCCGCGCCGAGTCGCTGGACACCGGCAAGCGGCTGGTGGAGAGCGAGTACGACATCGCCGACGTCGTCTCCTGTCTTCGCTATTACGGCGGGCTCGGCGGCACCGACGCCGGCCGTGTGATCGACACCGGACGGGACGACGCCGTCAGTCGCGTGGTCCACGAGCCGATCGGGGTCTGCGGACTGATCACACCGTGGAACTACCCACTTCTGCAAGCGAGTTGGAAAGTGGCCCCGGCTCTTCTCGCCGGCAACACGATCGTCCTGAAGCCCAGTGAGCTCACCCCCTCCACCTCGATCCTGCTCATGAGGGCACTGGAGGAGGCCGGACTCCCCGCCGGTGCGGCCAACCTCGTCCTCGGCACCGGCCCCGAGGTCGGCGCACCGCTGTCCGAGGACCCCCGCGTCGACATGGTGTCCTTCACGGGGGGCGTGGAGACCGGCAAAAGGATCATGGCCACCGCCGCCGCGACCGTGAAGAAGGTCGCGCTGGAACTCGGCGGCAAGAACCCCAACGTCGTCTTCGCCGACGCCGACTTCGAGACGGCCGTGGACTTCGCGCTCACGGCCGTCTTCCTGCACTCCGGGCAGGTCTGCTCGGCCGGGGCCCGGCTGATCGTCGAGGACTCGCTGCACGACCGCTTCGTCGACGAGGTGGTCCGCCGGGCCCGGCAGATCCGCCTCGGCGGGCCCTTCGACCCCGAGGCCGAGACCGGGGCGCTGATCTCGGCCCAGCACCTGGAGAAGGTCGAGGCGTACGTCGCGGCCGGTGTGGCCGAGGGCGCCGTCCTGCGCTGCGGCGGCGCGCGGCCCGCCGACCCGGCCCTCGCGAACGGCCACTACTACCCGCCCACCGTGCTCGACGAGTGCCGGCAGGACATGCGGGTGGTGCACGAGGAGTCCTTCGGGCCCGTGCTCACCGTGGAGCGCTTCACCGGTGAGGACGACGCCGTACGCATCGCCAACGACACGGAGTACGGACTCGCCGGGGCCGTGTGGACGCAGGACGCCGGGAAGGCCCAGCGGGTCGCCCGACGGCTGCGGCACGGCACGGTGTGGATCAACGACTACCACCCCTATGTGCCGCAGGCCGAATGGGGTGGCTTCGGACACTCCGGTGTGGGCCGGGAACTGGGACCGACCGGCCTCGACGAGTACCGCGAGCCCAAGCACATCTGGCAGAACATCCAACCCCGGCCGCAGCACTGGTTCCGCGGCTGA
- the betA gene encoding choline dehydrogenase yields the protein MAPQQYDFVIVGGGSAGSALANRLSADPGNRVLVLEAGRPDYPWDVFIHMPAALTYPIGSRFYDWKYESEPEPHMGGRRVYHARGKVLGGSSSINGMIFQRGNPMDYERWAADPGMETWDYAHCLPYFKRMENCLAADPDDEFRGHDGPLVLERGPATNPLFTAFQKATEEAGYAPTEDVNGYRQEGFAKFDRNVHRGRRLSASKAYLKPVRKRPNLTVTTRALVTRVLFEGRKAVGVEYRRGRGALQQVRAKEVILCGGAINSPQLLQLSGIGNAEELRALGIDVVHDLPGVGENLQDHLEVYIQYACKQPVSMQPYLAKWRAPFIGLQWLFRKGPAATNHFEAGGFARSNDDVDYPNLMFHFLPIAVRYDGSVPAGGHGYQVHVGPMYSDALGSVKIRSRDPEEHPALRFNYLSTEQDRREWVEAIRVARKLLNQPALAPFNGGEISPGPSVETDEEILAWVAKDGETALHPSCTCKMGTDEMAVVDPASMRVHGVEGLRVVDASVMPYVTNGNIYAPVMMIAEKAADLILGKEPLAPSEAVYYRHRDARTQAG from the coding sequence ATGGCTCCTCAGCAGTACGACTTCGTCATCGTCGGCGGTGGATCGGCCGGCAGCGCACTGGCCAACCGGCTCTCCGCCGACCCGGGAAACCGGGTGCTGGTCCTGGAGGCAGGGCGGCCCGACTACCCGTGGGACGTCTTCATCCACATGCCCGCGGCGCTGACCTATCCGATCGGCAGCCGTTTCTACGACTGGAAGTACGAGTCCGAGCCCGAGCCCCACATGGGCGGTCGGCGCGTCTACCACGCCCGCGGCAAGGTGCTGGGCGGCTCCAGCAGCATCAACGGCATGATCTTCCAGCGCGGCAACCCCATGGACTACGAGCGCTGGGCCGCCGATCCCGGCATGGAGACCTGGGACTACGCGCACTGCCTGCCGTACTTCAAGCGCATGGAGAACTGCCTCGCGGCCGACCCTGACGACGAGTTCCGCGGCCACGACGGCCCGCTCGTCCTGGAGCGCGGCCCGGCCACCAACCCGCTCTTCACCGCCTTCCAGAAGGCCACCGAGGAGGCCGGCTACGCGCCCACCGAGGACGTCAACGGCTACCGGCAGGAAGGCTTCGCCAAGTTCGACCGCAACGTCCACCGCGGACGCCGGCTCTCCGCCTCCAAGGCCTACCTGAAGCCCGTCAGGAAGCGTCCCAACCTCACCGTCACCACGCGCGCCCTCGTCACCCGCGTCCTCTTCGAGGGCAGGAAGGCCGTCGGCGTCGAGTACCGGCGCGGCCGCGGGGCGCTCCAGCAGGTGCGCGCCAAGGAGGTCATCCTCTGCGGCGGCGCCATCAACTCCCCGCAGCTGCTCCAGCTCTCCGGCATCGGCAACGCCGAGGAGCTGCGCGCGCTCGGCATCGACGTCGTCCACGACCTGCCGGGCGTCGGCGAGAACCTGCAGGACCACCTGGAGGTGTACATCCAGTACGCCTGCAAGCAGCCCGTCTCCATGCAGCCGTATCTCGCGAAATGGCGCGCCCCCTTCATCGGGCTGCAATGGCTCTTCCGCAAGGGCCCCGCGGCGACCAACCACTTCGAGGCGGGCGGCTTCGCGCGCAGCAACGACGACGTCGACTACCCCAACCTGATGTTCCACTTCCTGCCGATCGCGGTCCGCTACGACGGCTCGGTGCCCGCCGGCGGACACGGGTACCAGGTGCACGTGGGCCCCATGTACTCCGACGCCCTCGGCTCGGTGAAGATCAGGAGCAGGGACCCGGAGGAACACCCGGCGCTGCGCTTCAACTACCTGTCCACCGAACAGGACCGCCGCGAGTGGGTCGAGGCGATCCGCGTCGCGCGCAAGCTGCTCAACCAGCCCGCCCTGGCCCCCTTCAACGGCGGGGAGATCTCGCCCGGCCCGTCCGTCGAGACCGACGAGGAGATCCTCGCCTGGGTCGCCAAGGACGGCGAGACCGCCCTGCACCCCTCCTGCACCTGCAAGATGGGCACCGACGAGATGGCCGTCGTCGACCCGGCCAGCATGCGCGTCCACGGCGTCGAGGGGCTGCGTGTCGTCGACGCCTCGGTGATGCCCTATGTCACCAACGGCAACATCTACGCGCCGGTGATGATGATCGCGGAGAAGGCGGCGGACCTCATCCTCGGCAAGGAGCCGCTCGCCCCTTCCGAGGCCGTGTACTACCGGCACCGGGACGCCCGTACGCAGGCGGGGTAA
- a CDS encoding FAD-dependent oxidoreductase, with amino-acid sequence MRTVAVVGASLAGLSAARSLRKQGYDGRLVVIGDELHRPYDRPPLSKEFLAGSLGETDLALESDEEDLRVEWLLGVRAVGLDGPQRAVRLADGSQVRADGVVIATGAAARTLPGTDGLAGVHTLRTLDDARALRDELARGGRLVVIGGGFIGAEVASTAYALGLDVTVVEAAPTPLAGPLGATMGGIVSALHADHGVRLLCGVGVRGLAGEGRVDTVLLEDGRGIPADIVVVGVGARPCVEWLAGSGLELDDGVRCGADGRTGLPGVVAVGDCASWYDPRAGLHRRVEHWTGARERPDAAVTALLAGGAVEPATPRPPYFWSDQYGVKIQFAGHAAAADSVTIEEGARDDRNVLAVYRRSGHPVAVLGMNQPRLFMRWRKQLAAAA; translated from the coding sequence GTGAGGACGGTCGCCGTGGTGGGCGCCTCGCTCGCCGGTCTGTCGGCGGCGCGCTCGCTGCGGAAGCAGGGCTACGACGGACGGCTCGTCGTCATCGGCGACGAACTCCACCGTCCGTACGACAGGCCCCCGTTGTCCAAGGAATTCCTGGCCGGCTCCCTGGGCGAGACCGATCTCGCCCTGGAGTCGGACGAGGAGGACCTGCGGGTGGAGTGGCTGCTCGGCGTCCGCGCCGTCGGCCTCGACGGCCCGCAGCGCGCCGTACGGCTCGCCGACGGCAGCCAGGTACGGGCGGACGGCGTCGTCATCGCGACCGGCGCCGCCGCCCGGACCCTGCCCGGCACGGACGGTCTGGCCGGGGTGCACACCCTGCGCACCCTGGACGACGCCCGCGCCCTGCGCGACGAACTGGCCCGCGGCGGACGGCTGGTGGTGATCGGCGGCGGCTTCATCGGCGCCGAGGTCGCCTCCACCGCGTACGCCCTCGGGCTCGACGTGACCGTCGTGGAAGCCGCCCCCACCCCGCTGGCCGGACCTCTCGGCGCGACCATGGGCGGGATCGTCTCCGCGCTCCACGCGGACCACGGCGTACGGCTGCTGTGCGGCGTGGGCGTCAGGGGACTGGCCGGCGAGGGCCGCGTCGACACCGTCCTGCTGGAGGACGGCCGTGGCATCCCCGCCGACATCGTGGTCGTGGGGGTCGGCGCCCGGCCCTGCGTCGAGTGGCTCGCGGGCTCCGGTCTCGAACTCGACGACGGCGTCAGGTGCGGCGCCGACGGCCGCACCGGTCTGCCCGGCGTGGTCGCGGTCGGCGACTGCGCCTCCTGGTACGACCCGCGCGCGGGCCTGCACCGTCGCGTCGAGCACTGGACCGGCGCCCGGGAGCGGCCCGACGCGGCCGTGACCGCGCTGCTGGCGGGCGGCGCGGTGGAACCGGCCACGCCGAGGCCGCCGTACTTCTGGTCCGACCAGTACGGCGTGAAGATCCAGTTCGCCGGTCACGCGGCCGCGGCCGACAGCGTGACGATCGAGGAAGGCGCCCGGGACGACCGCAACGTCCTGGCCGTCTACCGGCGCTCCGGGCATCCGGTCGCCGTGCTCGGGATGAACCAGCCGCGGCTGTTCATGCGCTGGCGCAAGCAGCTCGCCGCGGCGGCCTGA
- a CDS encoding aromatic ring-hydroxylating dioxygenase subunit alpha, giving the protein MTSTSLPDSLIATLPGAAYTDPGIFAQEQDRIFEAMWFCAVRAFDLPKPGAFKTVQVGRESILVTRARDNSIRAYFNVCRHRGAKLCTEESGEVKRAFQCPYHAWTYDLTGKLVAAPNLTKMPDVGRTEYGLASVAVREWLGYVWVCLAEDPPPFDEVVQDVIDRLGDTESIERYGIEDLRVGRRIVYDVKANWKLIIENFMECYHCATIHPELTEVLPEFADGYAAQYYVGHGAEFGEDVRGFTVDGSEGLDRIPGVSEDQDRRYYAITVRPQVFVNLVPDHVIFHRMYPLAVDRTIVECDWLYLPHVVESGKDVSRSVELFDRVNRQDFDACERTQPGMGSRLYAKGGVLVPSEHHIGEFHDWVQARLGAQPR; this is encoded by the coding sequence GTGACCTCGACCAGCCTGCCCGACAGCCTGATCGCCACCCTCCCCGGCGCCGCCTACACGGATCCCGGGATCTTCGCCCAGGAGCAGGACCGCATCTTCGAAGCGATGTGGTTCTGCGCCGTGCGCGCCTTCGACCTGCCCAAACCCGGCGCCTTCAAGACCGTGCAGGTGGGCCGGGAGAGCATCCTGGTCACCCGCGCGCGGGACAACTCGATCCGCGCCTACTTCAACGTCTGCCGGCACCGCGGGGCCAAGCTGTGCACCGAGGAGTCCGGCGAGGTCAAGCGTGCCTTCCAGTGCCCGTACCACGCCTGGACGTACGACCTCACCGGAAAGCTCGTCGCCGCGCCCAACCTGACCAAGATGCCGGACGTGGGCCGCACCGAGTACGGACTGGCGAGCGTGGCCGTGCGCGAGTGGCTCGGCTATGTGTGGGTGTGCCTCGCGGAGGACCCGCCGCCCTTCGACGAGGTCGTGCAGGACGTGATCGACCGCCTCGGCGACACCGAGTCGATCGAGCGCTACGGCATCGAGGACCTCAGGGTCGGCCGGCGCATCGTCTACGACGTGAAGGCCAACTGGAAGCTGATCATCGAGAACTTCATGGAGTGCTACCACTGCGCGACGATCCATCCCGAACTCACCGAGGTGCTCCCGGAGTTCGCCGACGGATACGCGGCGCAGTACTACGTGGGGCACGGCGCGGAGTTCGGCGAGGACGTCAGGGGCTTCACCGTCGACGGTTCGGAGGGCCTGGACCGCATTCCGGGGGTCTCCGAGGACCAGGACCGGCGCTACTACGCGATCACCGTGCGACCGCAGGTGTTCGTCAATCTCGTGCCCGACCACGTGATCTTCCACCGGATGTACCCGCTGGCCGTCGACCGGACGATCGTCGAGTGCGACTGGCTGTACCTGCCGCACGTCGTGGAGTCCGGGAAGGACGTCAGCCGGTCGGTGGAGCTCTTCGACCGGGTCAACCGGCAGGACTTCGACGCGTGCGAGCGCACTCAGCCGGGGATGGGCTCACGGCTGTACGCCAAGGGCGGTGTGCTGGTGCCCAGCGAGCACCACATCGGCGAGTTCCACGACTGGGTCCAGGCCCGGCTGGGGGCTCAGCCCAGGTAA
- a CDS encoding ABC transporter substrate-binding protein, translating to MARHWRAGAAGLAVLGLTLTACGGAKVGDSSEAGGSGSSGKCGTFNLAVNPWVGYEADAAVVAYVAENDLKCKVTKKDLKEEIAWQGFGTGEVDTVLENWGHDDLKKKYITQQKTAVEAGSTGNKGIIGWYVPPWLAKAHPDITNWKNLNKYAANFKTSESGGKGQLLDGDPSYVTNDEALVKNLKLDFKVVYAGSETALIQAYRDAEKNKKWVIGYFYEPQWFLSEVPLVKVDLPAYKTGCDADPAKVACDYPVYDLDKIVSAKFAKSGSPAYDLVKKFNWTNDDQNTVAKYIAVDKMTPEAAAKKWVDANRAKVDAWIK from the coding sequence ATGGCAAGACACTGGCGAGCCGGCGCGGCCGGCCTGGCCGTCCTCGGCCTCACCCTCACGGCCTGCGGCGGCGCGAAGGTCGGTGACTCCTCGGAGGCCGGCGGATCGGGCAGCTCCGGCAAGTGCGGCACCTTCAACCTCGCGGTCAACCCGTGGGTGGGCTACGAGGCCGACGCGGCGGTTGTCGCGTACGTCGCCGAGAACGACCTGAAGTGCAAGGTCACCAAGAAGGACCTCAAGGAGGAGATCGCCTGGCAGGGCTTCGGGACGGGCGAGGTCGACACCGTCCTGGAGAACTGGGGCCACGACGACCTGAAGAAGAAGTACATCACCCAGCAGAAGACCGCCGTGGAGGCCGGCTCGACCGGCAACAAGGGCATCATCGGCTGGTACGTGCCGCCGTGGCTGGCCAAGGCCCACCCGGACATCACGAACTGGAAGAACCTCAACAAGTACGCCGCGAACTTCAAGACCTCCGAGTCCGGCGGCAAGGGCCAGCTCCTGGACGGCGACCCGTCGTACGTCACCAACGACGAGGCTCTGGTGAAGAACCTGAAGCTGGACTTCAAGGTGGTGTACGCGGGCAGCGAGACCGCGCTGATCCAGGCGTACCGCGACGCCGAGAAGAACAAGAAGTGGGTGATCGGCTACTTCTACGAGCCGCAGTGGTTCCTGTCCGAGGTGCCCCTCGTCAAGGTCGACCTGCCCGCGTACAAGACGGGCTGTGACGCCGACCCTGCCAAGGTCGCCTGCGACTACCCCGTCTACGACCTCGACAAGATAGTCAGCGCCAAGTTCGCCAAGTCGGGCAGCCCGGCCTACGACCTGGTGAAGAAGTTCAACTGGACCAACGACGACCAGAACACCGTGGCCAAGTACATCGCGGTGGACAAGATGACGCCGGAGGCGGCGGCCAAGAAGTGGGTCGACGCCAACCGTGCCAAGGTCGACGCCTGGATCAAGTAA
- a CDS encoding bifunctional 3-phenylpropionate/cinnamic acid dioxygenase ferredoxin subunit, whose amino-acid sequence MMIPACRLVDLPRGEAYRLDIDPPVSVFHTDDGEVFAIDDTCTHQDASLADGWLEGCEVECPLHASKFDLRTGAVDAPPAKRPVRTHEVHVEDGMIYVRLSLDAPNLPPCVAARLAGGPA is encoded by the coding sequence ATGATGATTCCCGCGTGCCGTCTCGTGGATCTCCCCCGAGGCGAGGCCTACCGGCTCGACATCGATCCGCCGGTCTCGGTGTTCCACACCGACGACGGCGAGGTCTTCGCCATCGACGACACCTGCACCCATCAGGACGCCTCGCTCGCCGACGGCTGGCTGGAGGGCTGCGAGGTCGAATGCCCGCTGCACGCCTCGAAGTTCGACCTGCGCACCGGTGCCGTCGACGCCCCGCCGGCCAAGCGTCCGGTGCGCACCCACGAGGTCCACGTCGAGGACGGCATGATCTACGTCCGGCTCTCCCTGGACGCGCCCAACCTGCCGCCCTGCGTCGCGGCCAGGCTCGCCGGCGGACCCGCGTGA
- a CDS encoding ABC transporter permease subunit, with amino-acid sequence MTVAMEKPETSGEARQSAPPPPPAPVRRISRSMVVGAILVVWLVLFALLRGKQTLALAAADLTDLHRWLNDVNDSIGANRNSNPLFLYFFNEIRLVIDNLVTFVQDLISQPSGDRPLPQIGWLGVVGLVGYVSWAVANWRVALLAVAGFTFLGLQGLWQESMDTLALTLSAVLVALLFALPLGVWAGLSDRANRIATPFLDFMQTMPTFVYLAPLTLFFLIGGASATIATVIYAAPPALRITAHAIRSVPATTVEAADSMGATRRQSLLKVLLPMSKRTVVMGVNQTIMAALAMVTIAALIDAPGLGKTVVQALQSLDVGTAFNAGLAIVVMAIVLDRVTTAASGRAEAARRNAGPLLKWRRHLLVAGGAVAAVLVYLSHTYVWAAEFPGEGSTGSNIAKAADNVTTWAQDNLSGLTNGFRDVITNGLLNPFQTLLTDSPWWLVGAALIGIAVVLGGPRAGITTAVCVGLLVATGVWSDGMTTLASTVVATVLVMLLGVVFGVWMGRSALVDRLVRPTLDAAQVMPPFVYLVPFLALFGATRFTAIVAAIVYAAPVAIKIIADGVRTVPATTVEAATSTGCNTWQIITKVQLPMARSALTLATNQGLIYVLAMVVVGGLVGAGALGYDVVAGFSQGQLYGKGLAAGLAIVLLGVMFDRITQAAARRTSD; translated from the coding sequence ATGACCGTCGCCATGGAGAAGCCCGAGACCTCGGGGGAGGCGCGGCAGTCCGCCCCGCCCCCACCCCCGGCCCCCGTGCGCAGGATCAGCCGGTCCATGGTCGTGGGCGCGATCCTCGTCGTCTGGCTCGTCCTCTTCGCCCTGCTGCGCGGAAAGCAGACCCTGGCGCTGGCCGCGGCCGACCTCACCGATCTGCACCGCTGGCTCAACGACGTCAACGACTCCATCGGCGCCAACCGCAACTCCAACCCGCTGTTCCTGTACTTCTTCAACGAGATCCGGCTGGTCATCGACAACCTGGTGACCTTCGTGCAGGACCTCATCTCCCAGCCGTCCGGTGACCGCCCGCTGCCGCAGATCGGCTGGCTCGGGGTCGTCGGGCTCGTCGGCTACGTCTCCTGGGCGGTCGCCAACTGGCGGGTCGCGCTGCTGGCCGTGGCCGGCTTCACCTTCCTCGGGCTCCAGGGCCTGTGGCAGGAGAGCATGGACACCCTGGCCCTGACCCTCTCCGCGGTCCTGGTGGCGCTGCTGTTCGCCCTCCCGCTGGGCGTGTGGGCCGGCCTGTCGGATCGGGCCAACCGGATCGCCACCCCGTTCCTGGACTTCATGCAGACGATGCCGACCTTCGTCTACCTGGCGCCGCTGACCCTGTTCTTTCTGATCGGCGGGGCCTCCGCCACCATCGCCACCGTCATCTACGCGGCGCCGCCGGCCCTGCGCATCACCGCGCACGCCATCCGCTCGGTGCCCGCGACGACGGTCGAGGCGGCCGACTCCATGGGCGCCACCCGCAGACAGTCGCTGCTCAAGGTGCTGCTGCCGATGTCCAAGCGGACCGTGGTGATGGGCGTCAACCAGACCATCATGGCCGCCCTGGCGATGGTGACCATCGCGGCCCTGATCGACGCCCCCGGGCTCGGCAAGACCGTCGTCCAGGCCCTGCAGTCCCTCGACGTCGGCACGGCCTTCAACGCGGGCCTCGCGATCGTCGTCATGGCGATCGTCCTGGACCGGGTCACCACCGCGGCGAGCGGACGCGCGGAGGCCGCCCGGCGCAACGCCGGCCCCCTGCTCAAGTGGCGTCGGCACCTGCTCGTGGCCGGGGGAGCGGTGGCGGCCGTACTGGTCTATCTGTCGCACACCTATGTGTGGGCGGCCGAGTTCCCCGGGGAGGGAAGCACCGGCAGCAACATCGCCAAGGCGGCCGACAACGTGACCACCTGGGCGCAGGACAACCTGTCCGGGCTGACCAACGGCTTCCGCGACGTCATCACCAACGGACTGCTCAACCCCTTCCAGACCCTGCTGACGGACTCCCCGTGGTGGCTCGTCGGCGCGGCCCTGATCGGGATCGCCGTGGTACTGGGCGGCCCGCGCGCGGGGATCACCACCGCCGTGTGCGTGGGACTCCTGGTCGCCACCGGCGTGTGGTCGGACGGCATGACGACCCTGGCCTCCACCGTCGTGGCGACCGTGCTGGTCATGCTGCTCGGCGTGGTCTTCGGGGTGTGGATGGGACGCAGCGCGCTGGTGGACCGGCTGGTGCGGCCCACCCTCGACGCGGCCCAGGTCATGCCGCCGTTCGTCTATCTCGTGCCGTTCCTCGCCCTGTTCGGCGCGACCCGGTTCACGGCCATCGTCGCCGCGATCGTCTACGCGGCCCCGGTCGCCATCAAGATCATCGCCGACGGGGTGCGGACCGTCCCGGCCACCACCGTCGAGGCGGCGACCTCCACCGGGTGCAACACCTGGCAGATCATCACCAAGGTCCAGTTGCCGATGGCCCGCAGCGCCCTGACGCTCGCGACCAACCAGGGCCTGATCTACGTGCTGGCGATGGTCGTCGTCGGCGGCCTGGTGGGCGCGGGTGCCCTCGGCTACGACGTGGTGGCGGGCTTCTCGCAGGGACAGCTGTACGGCAAGGGCCTGGCGGCCGGGCTCGCCATCGTCCTGCTGGGCGTCATGTTCGACCGGATCACTCAGGCAGCGGCTCGCCGCACCAGCGATTGA
- a CDS encoding glycine betaine/L-proline ABC transporter ATP-binding protein: protein MTPTKTEVPPTRGTPEDAAPTPVISVRGLWKVFGPKAEQVPGSEELCGLSRRELMDRTGCTAAVRDVHFEVAPGEVFVVMGLSGSGKSTLVRCLTRLIEPTAGEIVFEGEDIRDADERRLRELRRSKFSMVFQHFGLLPHRRVVDNVAFGLEIRGMGRAERTRRALEVVELVGLSGYENSYPDQLSGGMQQRVGLARALAGDPDVLLFDEPFSALDPLIRRDMQNEVIRLHHEVGKTMVFITHDLSEALKLGDRILIMRDGKMVQCGTGDELVGAPADDYVRDFVKDVPRGDVLTLRWIMRPATPEDPLDGPELGPDVVVKEATRAVLAAEKPVKVVENGELLGIVGDEEILAVVAGQEGDA from the coding sequence ATGACCCCCACCAAGACCGAGGTGCCGCCGACGCGCGGCACACCCGAGGACGCGGCCCCGACACCGGTCATATCCGTGCGCGGGCTGTGGAAGGTGTTCGGGCCGAAGGCGGAGCAGGTACCGGGCTCCGAGGAGCTGTGCGGGCTCAGCCGCCGCGAGCTCATGGACCGCACGGGCTGCACCGCCGCCGTGCGCGACGTGCACTTCGAGGTCGCGCCCGGCGAGGTCTTCGTCGTCATGGGACTGTCCGGCTCCGGCAAGTCCACCCTGGTGCGCTGTCTGACCCGGCTGATCGAGCCCACCGCCGGCGAGATCGTCTTCGAGGGCGAGGACATCCGGGACGCCGACGAGCGCCGGCTGCGCGAACTGCGGCGCAGCAAGTTCTCCATGGTCTTCCAGCACTTCGGTCTGCTGCCCCACCGCCGCGTCGTCGACAACGTGGCGTTCGGGCTGGAGATCCGCGGCATGGGCAGGGCCGAGCGCACCCGGCGGGCGCTGGAGGTCGTCGAACTCGTGGGCCTGTCCGGCTACGAGAACTCCTACCCCGACCAGCTCTCCGGCGGCATGCAGCAACGCGTGGGCCTGGCACGGGCGTTGGCCGGCGACCCGGACGTCCTCCTCTTCGACGAGCCCTTCTCGGCGCTGGACCCGCTGATCCGCCGTGACATGCAGAACGAGGTCATCCGGCTGCACCACGAGGTCGGCAAGACGATGGTGTTCATCACCCACGACCTCTCCGAGGCGCTGAAGCTCGGCGACCGCATCCTCATCATGCGGGACGGAAAGATGGTCCAGTGCGGCACCGGCGACGAACTCGTCGGCGCCCCCGCCGACGACTACGTACGCGACTTCGTCAAGGACGTGCCGCGCGGCGATGTGCTCACCCTGCGCTGGATCATGCGCCCGGCCACCCCCGAAGACCCGCTGGACGGACCCGAGTTGGGCCCGGACGTGGTGGTGAAGGAGGCCACCCGGGCGGTGCTCGCGGCCGAGAAGCCCGTCAAGGTCGTCGAGAACGGCGAACTGCTCGGCATCGTCGGCGACGAGGAGATCCTCGCGGTGGTCGCCGGGCAGGAAGGCGACGCCTGA